From one Triticum aestivum cultivar Chinese Spring chromosome 4B, IWGSC CS RefSeq v2.1, whole genome shotgun sequence genomic stretch:
- the LOC123094866 gene encoding calmodulin-binding protein 25-like, which translates to MDALSCFAPPAMLSRSFADAAIARALHFSPSAGCSPVPEPSIVADLGACSAAATTASSSSCGPVAMLPPAAPSARCRLGPAGGRAGKRRPRPSKRVPTTYINTDAATFRLMVQHVTGAEAEPQVDADAGLGVLLSPFDFDHLLPSDPAAAAAQVAAYALPAAAAEQPCFPTLDSWNVMYDKN; encoded by the coding sequence ATGGACGCCCTCTCCTGCTTTGCGCCGCCTGCGATGCTCTCCCGGTCCTTTGCGGACGCGGCCATCGCGCGCGCGCTCCACTTCTCTCCCTCGGCCGGCTGCTCCCCCGTCCCGGAGCCGTCCATCGTCGCCGACCTCGGCGCCTGCAGCGCGGCAGCCACgacggcctcgtcctcctcctgcggCCCCGTGGCGATGCTTCCCCCGGCGGCACCGTCCGCGCGTTGCAGGCTGGGACCCGCGGGCGGCCGCGCGGGGAAGCGCCGGCCGCGGCCGTCCAAGCGCGTGCCCACCACGTACATAAACACCGACGCGGCAACCTTCCGTCTCATGGTGCAGCACGTCACCGGCGCCGAGGCCGAGCCGCAGGTCGACGCCGACGCCGGCCTCGGTGTCCTCCTGTCGCCCTTCGACTTTGATCACTTGCTACCGTCGGACCCTGCGGCGGCCGCGGCCCAAGTCGCCGCGTACGcccttccggcggcggcggcagagcagcCGTGCTTCCCGACGCTGGACTCGTGGAACGTCATGTACGACAAGAACTAG